The Novipirellula artificiosorum genome contains a region encoding:
- a CDS encoding A24 family peptidase — MDTLFHGMAEHWTVWFVTVVLIIAAVIDGAILKVPNWLTFPFILCGWVHWTLQSGIHGFGFSLLGTFVGMMLLLVLRNVGGMGGGDVKLLAGVGAWLGAIVTLWAFAATAIVGGVMALFMILASGQWHKHYAMAHQILHEWKTVRSPSKLSKIARERKPTMKLLPYGIPMAIGSIAYFAIAGMLV, encoded by the coding sequence ATGGATACTCTGTTTCACGGCATGGCCGAACACTGGACGGTTTGGTTTGTTACCGTCGTTTTGATCATCGCTGCAGTGATTGATGGCGCGATTCTAAAGGTGCCAAACTGGTTAACGTTCCCCTTTATCCTCTGCGGCTGGGTTCACTGGACCCTGCAATCCGGGATTCACGGATTCGGTTTCAGCCTACTCGGCACCTTTGTTGGCATGATGTTGTTGTTGGTGCTCCGAAATGTCGGTGGCATGGGCGGCGGCGACGTGAAACTGCTCGCCGGCGTGGGCGCTTGGCTCGGAGCGATCGTCACGTTGTGGGCCTTCGCAGCGACTGCGATCGTCGGCGGGGTGATGGCGTTGTTTATGATTCTCGCCAGTGGCCAGTGGCACAAGCATTACGCGATGGCCCACCAGATCTTGCACGAATGGAAGACGGTTCGTAGCCCGTCGAAACTCTCCAAGATTGCTCGAGAGCGAAAACCGACCATGAAACTGCTGCCCTATGGGATTCCCATGGCCATCGGTTCGATTGCCTACTTCGCGATCGCCGGAATGCTGGTTTAG
- a CDS encoding nucleotide-binding protein, with protein sequence MSNVLRIALVDPNDATRESLKGMLVGLDTVWLEADCSRYEFYPDIIEQTAPDVGVVALDANPDKAIELIQRLASVAPETALLAVSENTDGHQILRTIRAGAREFLTLPLTREELASTLDRISHLKYGSSEGGARVCEVIAVAGATGGVGTTSTAVNLGCVLASDPQNSVALLDLDLALGDADVFLDSIPDYTLADVVQNVSRLDIQLLKRSLTKHTSGLYLLPRPVELHDTESINAESIRKVIGLLKASFTHLVIDLSKTYSQVDLAAMENATRVLLVTQLDLPCLRNVVRLMMSFEELDNLHEKVEIVVNRAGLDSGQISLKKAKETLGREVFALLPNDYRTMVEVRNNGVPLITQAPKAAITQAIRDLAAKLQDQLVVPDESEASPEKAATSKWKKFWPGTAKAK encoded by the coding sequence ATGAGTAACGTACTGAGAATTGCCCTCGTCGATCCCAACGACGCAACCCGAGAATCCTTGAAGGGGATGCTCGTGGGGTTAGACACAGTGTGGCTCGAGGCCGACTGTTCCCGCTACGAGTTCTATCCCGACATCATTGAGCAGACCGCGCCGGATGTCGGAGTCGTTGCCCTCGACGCGAATCCCGATAAAGCGATTGAGTTGATTCAGCGGTTGGCATCCGTTGCTCCTGAAACGGCGCTGCTTGCCGTCAGCGAGAATACCGATGGTCATCAGATCTTGAGAACCATTCGCGCGGGGGCCCGTGAATTCCTGACACTCCCGCTGACCCGTGAAGAGTTGGCCAGCACACTTGATCGAATCAGCCACCTCAAATACGGCAGCAGCGAAGGGGGAGCTCGAGTCTGCGAAGTGATTGCGGTTGCGGGTGCGACCGGAGGTGTCGGAACGACCAGCACGGCCGTCAATCTTGGCTGCGTGTTGGCTTCCGATCCACAAAACAGTGTCGCGCTGTTAGACCTTGATTTGGCGCTCGGTGACGCGGACGTGTTTCTCGATTCGATCCCGGACTATACCCTCGCCGATGTCGTCCAAAATGTTTCGCGGCTTGACATTCAGTTACTCAAGCGATCACTGACAAAACACACCAGCGGCTTGTACTTGCTGCCACGACCGGTGGAACTGCATGACACAGAGTCGATCAACGCCGAGAGCATTCGCAAGGTTATCGGCTTGCTCAAGGCGTCGTTCACCCACCTCGTCATCGACTTGTCGAAGACGTACAGCCAAGTGGATTTGGCCGCAATGGAAAATGCGACGCGAGTCTTGTTGGTCACGCAGTTGGATTTGCCCTGTCTGCGCAATGTGGTCCGGTTGATGATGAGTTTCGAAGAGCTGGATAACCTGCACGAAAAAGTCGAAATCGTCGTCAACCGCGCGGGCTTAGATTCGGGTCAGATTAGCTTAAAGAAAGCCAAGGAAACGCTCGGACGAGAGGTTTTTGCCTTGTTGCCAAACGATTATCGCACGATGGTCGAGGTTCGCAACAACGGTGTTCCGCTGATCACGCAGGCCCCCAAGGCTGCGATCACTCAGGCGATCCGCGACTTGGCTGCGAAACTGCAAGACCAGTTGGTGGTGCCAGACGAGAGTGAAGCCAGCCCTGAGAAAGCGGCGACAAGCAAGTGGAAAAAGTTTTGGCCAGGCACGGCGAAAGCAAAGTAG
- a CDS encoding Hpt domain-containing protein, with translation MDDQRRGDPSWRDQLSRNAGNQPDTLVSLCDAFLQEVPMLVRNLEQAVASGNTKSLRIAAHTLKSCLRYIAPDEDVALAATIEANADSPESITANQVDQLRRTASEWCECVELLRQETVDGNA, from the coding sequence ATGGACGATCAACGACGGGGCGACCCCTCCTGGCGAGATCAGCTCAGCCGCAATGCGGGAAACCAGCCCGACACACTGGTCTCGCTGTGTGACGCGTTTCTGCAGGAGGTTCCGATGTTGGTTCGCAATCTCGAACAAGCCGTGGCCAGCGGGAATACCAAATCATTGCGGATCGCTGCCCATACGCTCAAATCCTGTCTGCGCTACATCGCCCCTGATGAGGACGTCGCGTTGGCCGCGACCATCGAAGCGAACGCGGATTCACCGGAATCGATCACTGCGAACCAGGTCGATCAACTCAGGCGAACGGCAAGCGAATGGTGCGAGTGCGTCGAGCTGCTGCGTCAAGAAACGGTTGATGGGAACGCTTGA
- a CDS encoding Flp family type IVb pilin: MKSFAEGIVNFLKEEDGPTAVEYAVMLALIVVVCLAAVGTIGTNSKAKFEEVGTAIGGGS, from the coding sequence ATGAAGAGTTTTGCTGAAGGTATTGTTAACTTCCTGAAAGAAGAAGATGGCCCAACTGCGGTTGAATACGCTGTCATGCTTGCTTTGATCGTTGTCGTTTGCTTGGCAGCAGTTGGTACCATCGGTACGAACTCGAAAGCCAAGTTCGAAGAAGTCGGCACGGCAATCGGCGGTGGATCCTGA
- a CDS encoding type II and III secretion system protein family protein — METNRLTAKFAASSMLAFCFLVSSPLTTTNGAEPVRLTSSESTASHSISQSVERLEMLVKSSRILTLEERIPKFQVHNEEVIGATPVSQNQIQVFAKTPGTTQLNLWDTNDKLYTVDVTVTADAREVEGILASQLPYASLKVMPVNASAIISGTVTSVDDVDRAVAIVEQFYPTVVNNIKVVGVQQVLLHTKIMEVSRTKLRDLGVDLTVLSNGNLLMNAPANLADVPASAFDGVGAARLFEIASKTDGANARIMTGNFDALIKALRQDDLLKLLAEPTVVATHGRPARFIVGGKVPYIVPTGNGAVTVNYEEYGTAVDFLPFVVGPGRIRLEVRPEVSEVDTARSIIRDGTQVYAFTHRYVETAVEMQAGQTFAIAGLLQSRTESKRRATPFFGELPYIGSLFRRVEERRNDIELLVTVTPEVVAAMDPFEVPCGGPGLSTGNPTDCEFYGKGFIEVPNLKGDGTCNTLSQGGYCADPNQAGYPSQGGYPQGYDQQVLGGPLYPPGAIVPGAEPMIVGDGVTVVAPQN; from the coding sequence ATGGAAACGAACCGACTGACAGCCAAATTCGCTGCATCTTCGATGCTCGCATTTTGCTTTTTGGTGTCCAGCCCGCTGACAACGACCAACGGTGCTGAACCGGTCCGGTTGACGTCAAGTGAATCGACGGCGAGTCACAGCATCTCACAGTCGGTCGAACGGCTCGAAATGTTGGTCAAGAGTAGCCGTATCTTGACACTTGAAGAACGAATCCCCAAGTTTCAAGTACACAATGAAGAAGTGATTGGTGCGACACCGGTTTCGCAAAACCAAATTCAAGTCTTCGCAAAGACCCCCGGGACCACTCAGCTGAACCTGTGGGATACCAATGACAAGCTCTATACCGTCGATGTAACGGTCACGGCCGACGCGAGGGAAGTCGAAGGTATCTTGGCATCACAATTGCCTTATGCCTCGTTGAAAGTGATGCCAGTCAATGCCAGTGCGATCATTTCAGGTACGGTCACCAGCGTCGATGACGTCGATCGTGCCGTGGCAATCGTCGAACAGTTCTATCCAACCGTGGTCAACAACATTAAGGTCGTCGGTGTCCAGCAGGTGCTGCTGCACACCAAGATCATGGAAGTTTCGCGGACCAAGTTGCGCGATCTCGGTGTCGACTTGACCGTGCTCAGTAACGGCAATTTGTTGATGAACGCACCCGCAAACCTGGCCGATGTTCCCGCTTCGGCATTTGATGGTGTCGGAGCAGCGCGGCTGTTTGAAATCGCTTCCAAAACGGATGGGGCCAACGCACGAATCATGACGGGCAATTTTGATGCATTGATCAAGGCGCTTCGCCAAGATGACTTGCTAAAACTACTCGCCGAACCCACTGTCGTTGCAACCCATGGTCGTCCAGCAAGATTCATCGTGGGTGGGAAGGTCCCCTACATCGTTCCGACGGGGAATGGTGCCGTGACGGTGAACTATGAAGAGTATGGAACAGCCGTTGATTTTCTGCCGTTCGTGGTTGGCCCGGGTCGAATTCGATTGGAAGTCCGCCCGGAAGTTAGCGAAGTCGATACCGCTCGATCGATCATCCGTGACGGAACGCAAGTCTATGCGTTCACGCATCGCTACGTCGAAACCGCAGTGGAAATGCAAGCGGGGCAAACCTTCGCGATTGCGGGTCTGCTACAAAGCCGGACGGAATCGAAACGCCGAGCCACTCCGTTCTTTGGCGAACTGCCGTACATCGGATCCTTGTTCCGACGAGTGGAAGAACGACGCAACGACATCGAATTGCTCGTCACGGTCACTCCCGAAGTCGTCGCAGCCATGGATCCCTTTGAGGTGCCTTGTGGCGGACCGGGTTTGAGTACGGGCAATCCAACCGATTGCGAATTCTACGGCAAAGGATTCATCGAAGTGCCTAACTTGAAGGGCGATGGTACCTGCAACACTTTGAGTCAAGGCGGGTATTGTGCCGATCCGAATCAGGCCGGCTATCCAAGCCAAGGTGGCTACCCACAAGGTTACGATCAACAAGTGCTCGGCGGTCCTCTCTATCCCCCCGGAGCCATTGTCCCCGGAGCCGAACCGATGATTGTCGGCGATGGCGTCACCGTCGTGGCTCCGCAGAACTAG
- the cpaB gene encoding Flp pilus assembly protein CpaB: MRNKSLILLLAIVCGTVAAIGISQWMQARNTGGGSAPTIEIFVAAKAIELGEEITPEKIRLEPWPADRIPEGSVGDLKTLEGKFARQKFYAGEAVMPVKLMDTNSATIPKGFSVVAMKADVENSISNLVQPGDRVNVMAYFTKSELIPRTTTKTVLNGVRIFAIDGNTDRIVDENERPTTARTIQLLIHSGDVDAWISANELGKIRLSLGNPGDYDAAVEQEGPSEAGQEFMTWLADYQAAQEANRNAVQEPVAPQSPITPVSKKKKKDGFKMIKMVEGRMIEYWIAENELPVILNDTGAKEQTAADEELSEENQPQPNGPAAGQPMTPPDYRYLNGEDSPFFQPPAEGMSSPNGY; the protein is encoded by the coding sequence ATGCGAAACAAATCACTCATTCTGTTACTCGCCATCGTATGCGGGACCGTTGCAGCCATCGGCATTAGTCAATGGATGCAGGCCCGAAATACGGGAGGTGGTTCAGCGCCGACGATCGAGATCTTTGTTGCCGCCAAGGCAATTGAGTTGGGCGAGGAAATTACGCCCGAAAAAATCCGTCTGGAACCGTGGCCAGCCGATCGGATTCCTGAGGGATCCGTCGGTGACTTGAAGACGCTCGAAGGCAAGTTTGCAAGACAAAAATTCTATGCTGGCGAAGCGGTCATGCCGGTCAAGTTAATGGACACCAACTCCGCAACGATCCCGAAAGGTTTCAGCGTGGTAGCAATGAAAGCGGACGTCGAGAATAGCATTTCCAACTTGGTCCAACCGGGTGACCGAGTCAACGTCATGGCTTACTTTACAAAAAGCGAACTGATTCCGCGAACCACGACCAAAACGGTCCTCAACGGCGTGCGGATTTTTGCGATTGACGGAAACACCGATCGAATCGTTGACGAGAATGAACGTCCCACAACGGCTCGCACCATCCAATTGCTGATCCATAGTGGTGACGTGGATGCATGGATCTCGGCGAATGAACTTGGAAAAATCCGTCTTAGCCTTGGCAATCCTGGTGACTATGACGCTGCGGTGGAGCAAGAAGGTCCCAGCGAAGCCGGCCAGGAATTCATGACGTGGTTGGCCGACTATCAAGCCGCTCAAGAAGCAAATCGCAATGCCGTTCAAGAACCCGTTGCACCGCAATCGCCCATCACTCCCGTCTCGAAGAAAAAGAAAAAAGATGGCTTCAAGATGATCAAAATGGTCGAAGGCCGCATGATTGAATACTGGATCGCCGAAAACGAGTTGCCGGTGATCTTGAACGATACCGGGGCGAAAGAGCAAACCGCCGCCGACGAGGAGTTGTCGGAAGAGAACCAACCACAACCCAACGGTCCGGCCGCCGGGCAGCCGATGACGCCGCCGGACTACCGCTACCTGAACGGTGAAGACAGCCCCTTCTTTCAGCCACCCGCTGAAGGCATGAGCTCGCCCAACGGATACTAG